The following are encoded in a window of Phragmites australis chromosome 22, lpPhrAust1.1, whole genome shotgun sequence genomic DNA:
- the LOC133905414 gene encoding actin-binding protein wsp1-like, which produces MPRPGGRCLPTPVRPPRGPSPKPPLPRDLRAGLLQGLPLSLQSAPFVVMDGARRGKAGDKNATSRSELRSLRGQSGGLCLPLRHFPHHGRLQPPDHLPGALKHDRERVGRLAGCWVPRGPPLGGSGPQKFAAQSSAPRSARSGQTQTAPAAPARPLLAARRGTTFELLAPPPRSPLSRSPSPTPPPRWAAPAPPLCSATPVPPP; this is translated from the coding sequence atgcctcggccaggcgggcggtgtCTTCCCACTCCCGTGCGGCCTCCGCGCGGGCCTTCTCCAAAGCctccgctcccgcgcgacctccgcgcgggcctcctccaaggccttccgCTCTCCCTCCAAAGCGCGCCGTTTGTCGTCATGGACGGCGCGCGTCGCGGCAAGGCGGGAGACAAAAACGCGACAAGCCGCAGTGAGCTGCGCTCTCTCCGTGGCCAGAGCGGCGGGCTCTGCCTCCCGCTGCGCCATTTCCcccaccacggccgcctccagccgcccgatcacctcccgggcgctctcAAGCACGACCGGGAGAGGGTCGGCAGGCTGGCTGGGTGCTGGGTCCCCCGCGGGCCTCCTCTGGGGGGCTCGGGGCCCCAGAAATTTGCCGCGCAATCATCCGCCCCGCGCTCGGCGCGCTCGGGCCAGACTCAGACGGCGCCGGCTGCTCCGGCGCGGCCTCTGTTGGCGGCTCGGCGCGGCACGACGTTTGAGCTTctggctccgccgccgcgctcgccgctGTCGCGCTCACCATCTCCAACTCCGCCACCACGCTGGGCGGCCCCGGCTCCGCCgctgtgctcggcgaccccggtTCCGCCGCCGTGA
- the LOC133904442 gene encoding serine/threonine-protein kinase STY46-like has translation MVAAAAAAAAGSGPGGGIEEGVGESSSPTRDAAAAPAGSGGSGGGGGGGGARDICGQVYERLVADGHEEASDPEFRDRIVAHFARLPHSYQLDINVDKAVDVIVHQKVLAEAKDPDRRPAFHVRFLKIEDVDPTYDSDASEEGADDGDDFSVRQDTAYTHIHEIVFSTIDKPKLLSQLSALLSDIGLNIREAHVFSTFDGYSLDVFVVDGWPIEDTDGLHKALEASILRNEGSWSGSSHSSAAERTLPFQVKGGEWEIDKRLLKMGEMIASGSCGDLFHGTYLGEDVAVKVLRAEHLNKNVWNEFTQEVYILREVQHTNVVRFIGACTKPPQFCIITEYMSGGSLYDFVHKQHNVPELTALLKFAVDVCRGMCYLHERGIIHRDLKTANLLMDKDHVVKVADFGVARFQDQGGIMTAETGTYRWMAPEVINHLPYDNKADVFSFAIVLWELITSKLPYDTMTPLQAAVGVRQGLRPGLPKKAHPKLLDLMQRCWEADPSNRPAFPDILAELEDLLAQVQGTSEKTTQEPKEDSGAKD, from the exons atggtggcggcggctgcggctgcggctgcggggAGTGGGCCCGGTGGGGGCATCGAGGAGGGAGTCGGGGAAAGCTCGTCTCCGACgcgcgacgccgccgccgcgcccgccggcTCCGGTGGGAGCGGAGGtggtgggggagggggaggcgccCGCGACATCTGCGGTCAGGTGTACGAGCGGCTCGTCGCCGACGGCCACGAGGAGGCGTCCGACCCCGAGTTCCGCGACAGGATCGTGGCCCATTTCGCGCGGCTTCCCCACAG CTATCAGCTGGATATTAATGTTGACAAAGCAGTAGATGTCATAGTCCATCAGAAGGTCTTGGCAGAAGCGAAGGATCCTGATAGGCGTCCTGCCTTTCATGTCCGTTTCTTAAAG ATTGAAGATGTGGATCCAACATACGACTCTGATGCATCTGAAGAAGGGGCTGATGATGGCGATGATTTCTCTGTAAG GCAGGACACAGCATACACTCACATTCATGAGATAGTTTTCTCCACAATTGACAAGCCAAAGCTCCTTAGTCAG CTGTCTGCGTTGCTATCTGACATTGGACTGAACATCAGAGAAGCACATGTTTTCTCAACCTTCGATGGCTATTCTCTTGATGTTTTTGTTGTTGATGGTTGGCCCATTGAG GATACTGATGGCTTGCACAAGGCACTGGAAGCATCCATTTTAAGAAATGAG GGTTCATGGTCTGGTTCGTCCCACTCCTCAGCTGCGGAAAGAACACTTCCCTTCCAAGTTAAAGGTGGTGAATGGGAAATCGACAAACGACTTCTGAAGATGGGAGAGATGATTGCTTCTGGTTCTTGTGGGGACTT GTTTCATGGGACTTATCTTGGTGAGGATGTTGCTGTTAAAGTTCTAAGAGCTGAGCATTTGAATAAGAATGTTTGGAATGAGTTTACGCAAGAAGTGTATATTCTAAG AGAAGTTCAACATACAAATGTTGTGCGATTCATTGGTGCGTGCACGAAACCACCACAATTTTGCATAATTACAG AATACATGTCTGGAGGAAGCCTGTATGACTTTGTGCACAAGCAGCATAATGTCCCGGAGCTCACAGCTCTCTTGAAGTTTGCAGTTGATGTATGCCGAGGAATGTGCTACTTGCATGAAAGGGGTATCATCCATAGAGACTTAAAGACTGCCAACCTTCTGATGGACAAAGATCAT GTTGTGAAAGTGGCAGATTTTGGTGTAGCTCGGTTCCAGGATCAAGGAGGTATCATGACAGCTGAAACTGGAACATACAGATGGATGGCACCTGAG GTTATAAATCATCTACCCTATGATAACAAAGCAGATGTGTTCAGTTTTGCTATCGTGCTTTGGGAGCTCATAACATCTAAG CTACCATATGATACCATGACCCCTCTCCAAGCGGCTGTAGGTGTGAGGCAG GGCTTGCGTCCAGGACTCCCAAAAAAGGCACATCCAAAGCTATTGGACTTGATGCAGAGATGTTGGGAAGCCGATCCATCTAACCGGCCTGCTTTCCCAGACATATTAGCCGAACTAGAGGATCTTCTGGCACAAGTTCAG GGAACTTCGGAAAAGACTACCCAAGAACCAAAAGAGGACTCAGGCGCTAAAgattga